A genomic segment from Halomonas sp. GD1P12 encodes:
- a CDS encoding DEAD/DEAH box helicase: MIPGLLASEVAAALCEFIVTGFETETAPFKGEFQRLVEEQQGGEAFIKGPYISMGLPFLTGSAGRNFFKGFETEFPPYAHQEQAWQRLTSDRQAANTLVATGTGSGKTECFMYPVLDHCHRGRGDGVKAIVIYPMNALATDQAKRFAKEVHQQAALKGLRVGLFVGGDGQGSKVMGPEQVITDKDTLRNSPPDVLLTNYKMLDYLLMRPKDQALWAHNGPDTLRYLVVDELHTFDGAQGTDLSLLIRRLRARFGMQPEQLICVGTSATLGGGDSAKGLLSYAGDIFSSPFGRDSVIAEQRMSDTEFLENIAFLNLNPDIGPEELQAALQEGLDAYLHTAYQLFFSKAPEEALSAELGRRILGSELKQHGQLANLLRQIKLGTGTPAFHELVSKLAAQVPQRFARQPAQALLALLSLVAHARDQVGRPFVQLRMQLWSRELRRIVGTLREPEVAAATSISEREAPEKYEQVSEYPPLLSFGDDQPPKDQPQVRLPLVQCRECHGTAWLTRMEGGAVTDDVVETALQAIYSSFFSHHAETTLLLPWQQGEKQSPAGKVLHDFKVCRQCGKTAAAGCAGACKGCQAGNEALVRVSKPHQLKEVTRGTVNRVVHEHDCPYCAAKSSLVVFGARAASLSAVAIHQLFSSRDNDDRKLLTFSDSVQDATHRAGFFAARTWQNNVRMALTQLLESQPEPLPILQLPEQFEAFWLNHAEQQGRLTLPYYLREFMPPDQRFSADFEHFEQTGEVKSPERLLPLIRQRMLWQLLEDLAWRAQVGRSLNRLGIAALDWPLAPIEQAAAHWAEVADNTLGYRIDRAAAVGLMMGLMQHLVALGAVGLEDLRYYREKSGTAYLLKFLNYVPPLGPGSPRPQYPATANGEGYEPLSHSTNVPSWYERWLACLNPDALVDKKQREQVIVAALDSLCATGLVQQEHNERGVTLWALNPEQLAITCNIQAVECPGYRLLHVPADHAALWLGLPLLNASDPRRVYEHTRPLRDSLYRTLFRHGEIHRVIAHEHTGLLASSDRTRVENSFIKGDKPWEYNLLSATPTLEMGIDIGDLSSVLLCSVPPAQANYLQRVGRGGRRDGNSFVLTVANGRPHDLVFYADPSRMLDTPVEPPAVFLKARHVLRRQLLAYAMDCWTRGAKGENVVPSGMQPVLDAVEKTQQDRFPYTLLNFIEHNMQEVWDGFVRHVATELSDEDQELLRQYLFGGPQHSEDHLRLYVLNRLRVVADERQRMADTIKELDKQLEKLRKQPQDEHTQAEIVELEREAAGYRGMRIRMNKRETLNFFTDEGLLPNYAFPEEGATLHSVIFRSDKAVAASGAEREFIKREYEYQRPAQAALTELAPESVFYAGNRRVTVSRVETAKGRNIQDWRFCPRCHYSAPADDPSAGFNSKTCPRCHTTQWGDQSARTKMLKMTQVYAFTNAKDAQLDDRSDDREPVFFNKQMLIDFAPSDIAITWVLDDKDKPFGFEFIRAANFLEVNFGRREGEEMYFDVAGEHIQRAGFPICRECGSVQTKAAAAGKKEAEHLKSCRYSRGPKKLASGKEDSGIENCLYLYRRFTSEGLRILLPRLATGGTEEQVNSFVAALQLGLKRRFGGKVDHLRVAYQSEPIGETDERRHFIVLYDSVPGGTGYLHELLSRADNMQAVFQMAYEVMERCDCYDNTMDGCYRCLLEYRNAYGMESTSKALALEMLKDIVKGGHQWVKNEESLSALGGNPWIDSELEARFPEALARFSGAPCVAERKVRVSQDVVRGKHGYRLTIGEVGYELEPQVDLGAAEGVQFASRPDFVMWPVRSELAPVAIFLDGYQYHVHAVSNDLLKRQALIHAGFVVWSLNWYDINSVLGDKAMDVPLPAGMTSPEHNHQAIAGLAKVAGVSNAAEHLSQTTFELLLHFLCEQNMDALAKQALLFLFQCLPGKSLADPAIKQQVQDNLSGLPASFTDLTPEPVALAGSVTLLDQSGPATLTLEVVAAKTLLTSADVASALVTLGYDMHNSSEEAARYQWQRLWTAFNFLQFLPVFYAWMPESKNSGIAAGLLWPPQQLSSADASSCQYPEWFTLLDEPLATALKSHNIVWPAQARVAEELTAGEFDEVVGEVELQFDVYKVALLLEELEDQAAARPYLEAEGWHICTSADALAATLLELDSGA; encoded by the coding sequence ATGATTCCCGGCCTATTAGCCAGTGAAGTCGCTGCCGCGCTATGTGAATTTATTGTTACTGGCTTTGAGACCGAAACCGCCCCATTTAAAGGTGAATTTCAGCGTCTAGTAGAAGAGCAGCAGGGCGGCGAGGCGTTTATTAAAGGCCCGTATATTTCGATGGGTTTGCCGTTCTTAACTGGCTCAGCGGGCCGGAATTTTTTTAAGGGGTTTGAAACCGAGTTTCCTCCTTATGCCCACCAAGAGCAGGCGTGGCAGCGGTTGACCTCCGACAGGCAAGCGGCCAACACTCTGGTTGCGACTGGTACGGGCTCCGGTAAAACTGAATGTTTTATGTACCCGGTGCTGGATCACTGCCACCGGGGGCGGGGCGATGGTGTCAAGGCCATCGTCATTTATCCGATGAATGCGTTGGCCACCGATCAAGCCAAGCGGTTTGCCAAAGAAGTTCACCAACAAGCAGCGCTGAAAGGCCTACGGGTAGGGTTGTTTGTAGGCGGCGATGGGCAGGGCAGCAAGGTAATGGGGCCAGAGCAGGTGATTACGGATAAAGACACCCTGCGCAACAGCCCGCCTGATGTCCTGCTTACCAACTATAAAATGTTGGACTACCTGCTGATGCGTCCCAAAGATCAGGCGTTATGGGCACACAATGGGCCTGATACGCTGCGCTATTTAGTGGTGGATGAGTTACATACCTTTGATGGCGCCCAAGGGACAGACCTCTCTTTGTTGATCCGCCGTTTACGTGCTCGCTTCGGTATGCAGCCCGAGCAGCTCATTTGTGTGGGTACATCCGCCACGCTAGGTGGTGGTGATAGTGCGAAAGGCCTGCTCTCTTACGCGGGGGATATCTTCTCCAGCCCGTTTGGGCGTGACTCGGTGATTGCGGAGCAGCGTATGAGCGATACCGAGTTTTTGGAGAACATCGCGTTTTTGAACCTGAACCCCGACATTGGCCCGGAAGAGCTGCAGGCGGCCCTGCAAGAGGGGCTGGATGCGTATTTGCATACTGCGTATCAACTGTTTTTCAGTAAAGCGCCTGAAGAGGCATTATCTGCCGAGTTAGGGCGCAGAATATTAGGGAGTGAATTAAAACAGCATGGTCAGCTTGCCAACTTGCTGCGTCAAATAAAGCTGGGCACCGGTACCCCTGCCTTTCATGAGCTGGTAAGCAAGTTGGCAGCTCAAGTACCGCAGCGTTTTGCCCGACAGCCTGCACAGGCATTGTTGGCGCTGCTATCGTTAGTGGCCCATGCGAGAGATCAGGTTGGGCGGCCCTTTGTGCAACTGCGTATGCAGCTGTGGTCGCGGGAGCTACGGCGGATTGTGGGTACGCTGCGTGAGCCTGAGGTGGCGGCTGCTACCTCCATTTCAGAAAGGGAGGCGCCTGAAAAATATGAACAGGTGTCGGAATACCCGCCACTGTTATCGTTTGGTGACGACCAGCCGCCTAAAGATCAACCTCAGGTGCGCTTGCCGTTGGTGCAGTGCCGCGAGTGTCATGGTACTGCGTGGTTAACCCGAATGGAGGGAGGCGCTGTAACAGACGATGTGGTGGAAACGGCGCTTCAGGCCATTTATTCCAGCTTCTTTAGCCACCATGCAGAAACCACGTTGCTGCTGCCGTGGCAGCAAGGTGAAAAGCAGTCACCTGCAGGCAAGGTGCTGCATGATTTTAAGGTGTGCCGCCAATGCGGCAAAACAGCAGCGGCGGGCTGTGCCGGTGCATGTAAAGGGTGCCAGGCAGGTAATGAAGCGTTAGTGCGGGTGAGCAAACCTCATCAGCTGAAGGAGGTCACCCGTGGCACGGTCAATCGTGTGGTTCATGAGCACGACTGCCCCTACTGTGCGGCCAAGTCGTCGCTGGTTGTGTTTGGGGCACGGGCGGCTAGCCTTAGCGCGGTGGCGATTCATCAGTTGTTCAGCAGCCGTGATAATGATGACCGTAAGCTGCTAACGTTCAGCGATTCGGTGCAGGATGCCACCCATCGCGCAGGGTTCTTCGCGGCGCGTACCTGGCAAAATAATGTGCGAATGGCGCTTACCCAATTGCTGGAAAGCCAACCTGAGCCGTTACCTATTTTGCAGCTGCCAGAGCAGTTTGAAGCGTTCTGGCTGAACCATGCTGAGCAACAAGGGCGGCTAACACTGCCTTATTATCTACGCGAGTTTATGCCCCCCGATCAGCGCTTTAGCGCTGATTTTGAGCACTTCGAGCAAACCGGTGAGGTGAAGTCGCCAGAGCGTCTGCTACCGCTAATTCGTCAGCGTATGTTGTGGCAGCTATTGGAAGATTTGGCTTGGCGCGCTCAGGTGGGGCGGTCGCTTAATCGGCTCGGTATCGCGGCGCTAGATTGGCCGTTAGCACCGATTGAGCAAGCGGCTGCTCACTGGGCTGAAGTGGCTGATAATACCTTGGGCTATCGAATCGACCGTGCGGCGGCGGTGGGTTTAATGATGGGCTTGATGCAGCACCTGGTGGCGCTGGGGGCTGTCGGCTTGGAGGATTTACGCTATTACCGTGAAAAGTCGGGCACGGCGTATTTGCTCAAGTTTTTGAACTATGTGCCTCCTTTGGGGCCTGGCTCGCCAAGGCCTCAATATCCAGCTACTGCGAACGGTGAAGGGTACGAGCCGCTCTCCCATAGCACAAACGTGCCTTCATGGTACGAGCGTTGGTTAGCATGCTTAAACCCCGATGCACTTGTTGACAAAAAACAGCGTGAGCAAGTGATAGTGGCTGCGTTGGATTCGCTCTGCGCGACGGGGCTTGTGCAGCAAGAGCACAATGAGCGTGGTGTGACGCTATGGGCATTAAACCCCGAGCAGCTGGCAATTACATGCAATATCCAAGCAGTCGAATGCCCAGGGTACCGGCTTTTGCATGTGCCCGCAGATCATGCGGCTCTTTGGTTAGGGTTGCCACTGCTTAATGCGTCTGACCCGCGGCGTGTATACGAGCATACGCGGCCGCTGCGTGATTCGCTCTATCGCACGCTTTTCCGGCATGGTGAAATTCATCGGGTAATTGCCCATGAGCATACCGGCCTGCTGGCCAGCAGTGACCGCACTCGGGTAGAAAACAGCTTTATCAAAGGCGATAAGCCCTGGGAATATAACCTGCTTTCCGCGACGCCAACGCTTGAAATGGGGATTGATATTGGCGATCTTTCCAGCGTTTTGCTGTGTTCAGTGCCGCCTGCGCAAGCCAATTATTTGCAGCGGGTAGGCCGTGGGGGACGCCGGGATGGCAATTCATTTGTATTGACCGTGGCGAATGGCCGCCCTCACGACTTGGTGTTTTATGCCGACCCAAGCCGAATGTTGGATACTCCTGTTGAACCCCCTGCGGTTTTCTTAAAAGCGCGCCATGTTTTGCGCCGCCAGCTGTTAGCTTACGCGATGGACTGCTGGACGCGCGGGGCAAAAGGGGAAAATGTCGTGCCTTCGGGGATGCAGCCAGTCTTGGATGCCGTCGAGAAGACACAGCAAGATCGTTTCCCGTACACACTGTTGAACTTTATTGAGCACAACATGCAGGAGGTGTGGGATGGTTTTGTCAGGCATGTGGCAACTGAATTAAGCGATGAAGACCAAGAACTCTTGCGCCAATACTTGTTTGGTGGCCCGCAGCATAGTGAAGACCACCTGCGGCTCTATGTGTTGAATCGGCTCAGAGTCGTCGCTGATGAGCGCCAGCGAATGGCCGATACCATTAAAGAGTTGGATAAGCAGTTGGAAAAACTGCGTAAGCAGCCCCAAGACGAGCATACCCAAGCAGAAATAGTGGAGTTAGAGCGGGAAGCAGCCGGCTACCGGGGTATGCGTATCCGTATGAATAAGCGCGAAACGCTGAATTTCTTTACCGATGAAGGCTTGTTGCCGAATTATGCGTTTCCTGAGGAGGGTGCAACGCTTCACTCGGTGATTTTTCGCTCTGATAAAGCTGTCGCCGCCAGCGGCGCCGAGCGTGAGTTCATCAAGCGTGAATATGAGTACCAGCGACCTGCCCAGGCGGCACTCACAGAGCTGGCGCCTGAGTCGGTATTTTATGCGGGTAACCGCCGAGTTACGGTAAGCCGCGTAGAAACGGCTAAGGGGCGTAATATTCAAGATTGGCGTTTCTGCCCCCGCTGCCACTACTCCGCCCCGGCGGATGATCCTAGTGCAGGGTTTAACAGTAAAACCTGTCCCCGTTGCCACACTACTCAGTGGGGTGACCAAAGCGCTCGTACCAAAATGCTGAAAATGACTCAGGTATATGCGTTCACCAATGCTAAAGATGCCCAGTTGGATGACCGTTCTGATGATCGCGAGCCGGTGTTTTTCAATAAACAGATGTTAATTGACTTTGCACCGTCAGATATTGCGATTACTTGGGTGTTGGATGATAAAGATAAGCCCTTTGGTTTTGAGTTCATCCGGGCGGCTAACTTCTTGGAGGTGAATTTTGGCCGACGAGAAGGCGAGGAGATGTATTTTGATGTGGCTGGTGAGCATATCCAGCGGGCTGGTTTTCCAATTTGCCGAGAGTGCGGCTCGGTACAAACCAAAGCGGCAGCGGCCGGTAAAAAAGAGGCTGAGCATCTAAAATCGTGCCGTTATTCCCGTGGCCCTAAAAAATTAGCGAGCGGTAAAGAAGATAGCGGTATCGAAAATTGCTTATATCTTTACCGGCGTTTTACCTCGGAAGGTTTGCGTATTTTGCTTCCCAGGTTGGCAACAGGAGGAACAGAGGAGCAGGTGAACTCCTTTGTGGCGGCGCTACAGCTGGGTTTAAAACGTCGTTTTGGAGGCAAAGTTGACCACTTGCGGGTGGCGTACCAAAGCGAGCCGATAGGGGAAACTGATGAGCGTCGGCACTTTATTGTGCTGTATGACTCAGTGCCTGGCGGTACGGGCTATTTACATGAGCTGCTAAGCCGAGCGGACAACATGCAGGCGGTGTTTCAGATGGCTTATGAAGTCATGGAGCGCTGTGACTGTTACGACAACACGATGGATGGCTGTTACCGCTGTTTGCTGGAGTATCGCAATGCCTATGGCATGGAAAGTACCAGTAAAGCGCTGGCGCTGGAAATGCTAAAGGATATTGTGAAAGGCGGCCATCAGTGGGTTAAAAACGAAGAGTCTTTGAGTGCTTTGGGTGGCAACCCATGGATAGATAGTGAACTAGAAGCGCGTTTCCCAGAAGCTCTGGCGCGTTTTTCCGGTGCGCCCTGCGTAGCTGAGCGCAAGGTGCGAGTATCTCAGGATGTGGTGCGTGGTAAGCATGGTTATCGGTTAACCATTGGCGAGGTGGGCTATGAGCTGGAACCGCAGGTAGATCTGGGGGCTGCGGAAGGCGTTCAGTTTGCTAGCCGCCCAGATTTTGTGATGTGGCCCGTGCGTAGCGAGCTCGCGCCGGTGGCTATTTTCCTGGATGGCTACCAATACCATGTTCACGCTGTTAGCAATGACCTGCTTAAACGCCAAGCGCTGATTCATGCTGGTTTTGTGGTGTGGTCGCTAAATTGGTACGACATCAATAGCGTTCTGGGCGATAAAGCGATGGATGTACCCCTACCGGCAGGAATGACCTCTCCTGAGCATAATCATCAAGCGATAGCGGGGCTGGCCAAGGTGGCGGGGGTTAGCAATGCTGCTGAACATTTGAGTCAAACGACTTTCGAGCTACTGCTGCATTTCCTTTGTGAACAGAATATGGATGCCCTAGCGAAGCAGGCATTACTGTTTCTATTCCAGTGTTTGCCTGGTAAATCCCTGGCTGACCCTGCTATTAAACAGCAGGTACAAGATAACCTAAGTGGGCTACCTGCTTCGTTTACTGATTTAACACCTGAGCCAGTCGCGCTAGCAGGCAGTGTAACGCTGTTAGATCAGTCCGGCCCAGCCACGCTAACGCTGGAGGTGGTGGCAGCGAAAACACTGTTAACGTCAGCAGATGTAGCCAGTGCCTTGGTGACGCTTGGTTATGATATGCACAACAGCAGTGAAGAGGCTGCCCGGTATCAGTGGCAGCGATTGTGGACAGCGTTTAATTTTCTGCAGTTCTTGCCAGTGTTCTACGCATGGATGCCAGAATCAAAAAACAGTGGTATCGCTGCGGGCCTACTTTGGCCACCACAGCAGCTATCTTCAGCGGATGCTTCTTCCTGCCAGTACCCTGAATGGTTCACGCTGCTAGATGAGCCCCTCGCAACCGCCCTCAAAAGCCACAATATCGTATGGCCAGCGCAGGCGAGAGTCGCAGAGGAGCTAACAGCCGGAGAGTTCGATGAGGTAGTGGGGGAGGTAGAGTTGCAATTTGACGTTTACAAGGTCGCACTGCTGTTAGAAGAACTAGAAGATCAAGCCGCTGCAAGGCCTTACTTGGAAGCGGAGGGTTGGCATATTTGCACGTCTGCCGATGCGTTGGCAGCCACCTTACTTGAATTGGACTCAGGAGCTTGA
- a CDS encoding GTP-binding DUF697 domain-containing protein → MTQEESLQAEFDSQLNDIAKVNLMLVGGTGVGKSSLINRVLGEELAAVGAGRPVTRGCQRFEKDNLPVVVYDSEGYEIVDGAINNDNFKSVVLAEIDRLAKLSLSNQIHLFWYCISINSHRITEYDLMNLKQLVQRDAKVAIVLTQCDGDELDENDQGKVAAAFKKELKDAGFDSPVFETSTSIEDDLDLGALLDWSAESLPADKLKDAFVGAQKSNIPLKEKQARHAILMAAASAAGAAGLNPIPMSDSVALLPIQLALAARLANIYGFNALDAGAMALLKTQILALLGRQLAASLTKLIPVLGQVVNAGVASAITAGFGYGLNAVFKSAYVTLLDTGKLPDWAELFKHLDLLTMVRRENEKQKL, encoded by the coding sequence ATGACCCAGGAAGAATCTTTGCAAGCCGAATTTGATAGTCAACTCAATGATATAGCCAAGGTTAATCTGATGCTGGTGGGCGGTACTGGCGTTGGGAAAAGCAGCTTAATTAACCGGGTATTAGGCGAAGAGCTTGCCGCGGTCGGGGCAGGAAGGCCAGTTACCAGGGGGTGCCAACGGTTCGAGAAAGATAACTTGCCTGTTGTCGTTTATGACAGCGAAGGTTATGAAATTGTTGATGGCGCTATCAACAACGATAACTTTAAATCAGTTGTCTTGGCAGAGATTGATCGTCTTGCCAAGCTTAGCCTGTCGAATCAAATACACCTTTTCTGGTACTGCATTTCGATCAATAGTCATCGAATCACTGAATATGATCTAATGAATTTGAAGCAGCTCGTCCAGAGGGATGCGAAGGTTGCTATTGTATTAACGCAATGTGATGGCGACGAGCTTGACGAAAATGATCAGGGTAAGGTTGCTGCAGCGTTCAAGAAAGAGCTCAAAGATGCGGGTTTTGATAGTCCAGTCTTTGAGACATCCACATCAATCGAAGATGATCTGGACCTGGGGGCGCTTCTGGATTGGAGTGCGGAAAGCCTGCCAGCAGATAAATTGAAAGATGCCTTTGTAGGCGCGCAAAAAAGCAATATCCCACTGAAAGAGAAACAAGCCAGACACGCCATTCTAATGGCGGCAGCTTCGGCTGCAGGCGCTGCAGGACTAAATCCGATACCAATGTCAGACTCTGTCGCCCTATTGCCCATCCAGCTAGCCCTTGCAGCCCGTCTAGCCAATATTTATGGCTTTAACGCTCTCGATGCTGGTGCTATGGCATTGCTGAAAACCCAAATATTGGCGCTGCTGGGCCGTCAATTGGCAGCAAGCCTTACCAAGCTCATACCTGTTCTGGGGCAGGTAGTTAATGCTGGTGTTGCAAGTGCCATCACTGCCGGTTTTGGCTATGGCCTAAATGCAGTCTTCAAGTCTGCATACGTCACCTTGCTCGACACCGGAAAGTTGCCTGACTGGGCCGAATTATTCAAACATCTAGATCTTCTAACTATGGTCAGGAGGGAAAATGAAAAGCAGAAGTTGTAA
- a CDS encoding GTPase, with the protein MSDAIINILVVGKSGAGKSSFCNYIFGDHVFATGNGRPVTGWDEHFLSSSAPYEEFVLNLFDTVGIEANNLAKWEERLNEFLAERAPSSKTMPQNWMHSAIYVLNAAAARIEGVELRLIRKLRSAKLPVQIVLTMCDKAKPEEIQDMKSYLERNFPGTRVTEVCSVAVRKRSGMSDRFGREATLDELVSGLDTELAGTLIEAVCDRLQAEIKEMERKHVSAIQALDQSLFDIIMRFFQSRDDIALAEFPDFDVSGMLGNESEPFEQLNESIDSFLRALGTKSRAKITTNELVTHIRSSVDRAMAKANLALKEKVNEEVNALDSEDFWTVVAAVGKRMVGFQSFMKGEMAIVLDVAQKELDAQRAAAHQVISFMDSRRSV; encoded by the coding sequence ATGAGCGACGCGATTATCAATATTCTGGTAGTAGGTAAGTCCGGCGCTGGAAAAAGCTCTTTCTGTAATTACATTTTTGGCGATCACGTGTTTGCGACCGGGAATGGCCGACCGGTTACAGGCTGGGACGAGCACTTTCTCTCCAGTTCCGCACCTTACGAAGAGTTTGTGCTGAATCTATTCGACACCGTAGGTATCGAGGCAAATAACTTGGCCAAGTGGGAAGAGCGTCTCAACGAGTTTCTGGCTGAAAGAGCCCCCTCATCTAAGACGATGCCTCAAAATTGGATGCATTCAGCTATTTATGTGCTTAATGCGGCGGCGGCACGTATCGAAGGCGTAGAGCTCAGGCTGATAAGAAAGCTCAGATCTGCGAAGCTTCCGGTGCAAATAGTGCTTACTATGTGTGACAAAGCGAAGCCTGAAGAAATTCAGGACATGAAATCTTATCTGGAGCGCAATTTTCCTGGCACGAGGGTGACCGAAGTCTGTTCTGTTGCTGTGAGGAAGCGCTCTGGAATGAGCGATAGATTCGGCCGAGAAGCGACACTTGATGAGCTTGTTAGCGGACTTGATACCGAATTAGCTGGGACGTTGATAGAGGCCGTATGTGATCGTTTGCAGGCAGAGATAAAAGAAATGGAAAGAAAGCATGTAAGTGCGATTCAAGCGCTGGATCAGAGCTTATTCGACATCATAATGCGCTTTTTTCAGAGCAGAGATGATATCGCTTTAGCCGAATTTCCTGACTTTGATGTTAGTGGGATGTTGGGTAACGAGTCTGAGCCGTTTGAGCAGCTTAATGAATCCATCGATAGTTTCCTACGTGCTTTAGGAACCAAATCGCGTGCCAAAATTACCACAAACGAACTTGTAACACATATCCGGAGTAGTGTTGACCGGGCGATGGCTAAGGCAAATTTAGCTTTAAAAGAAAAAGTTAATGAAGAAGTTAATGCACTCGACAGCGAGGATTTCTGGACTGTCGTGGCCGCAGTTGGAAAACGTATGGTAGGTTTTCAATCTTTCATGAAAGGTGAGATGGCTATTGTCTTGGATGTTGCGCAAAAAGAGCTTGATGCTCAGCGCGCTGCAGCACACCAAGTAATATCATTTATGGACTCTAGGAGGTCTGTATGA